A genomic window from Bacillus mesophilus includes:
- a CDS encoding methionine aminopeptidase, producing the protein MGLFNTISEWNSARQEKHHSKMKEKGYCPQCNGRGFHTYAGHEYAFYSSTLDCPGCNGSGTYVSWDELQ; encoded by the coding sequence TTGGGATTATTTAATACTATTTCAGAATGGAATTCAGCAAGACAGGAAAAACATCATTCAAAAATGAAGGAAAAAGGATATTGCCCTCAATGTAATGGAAGAGGCTTCCATACGTACGCAGGACATGAATATGCATTTTATAGTTCTACCTTAGATTGCCCAGGTTGCAACGGAAGTGGAACATATGTAAGTTGGGATGAACTCCAATAA
- a CDS encoding glutamate-5-semialdehyde dehydrogenase — translation MTIVMDTNNVENQAIEAKKAARKLSALSNEEKNEALEILAKELENNYEVILEANKVDLKNGEAQGFDSALMDRLALTKDRIYDFANGLREVALLEDPTGKINTSWVLDNGLKVEQVTVPLGVIGMIYEARPNVTVDATGLALKSGNAIVLKGGSNAISSNQKIVQVMHSALEKTKIPKEAVQFIASTDREATKQLFTMKEHIDVLIPRGGASLINAVVNNATVPVLETGVGNCHLYIDEKADVNKAMSILINAKTDRPAVCNAAETLLVHRSWFNSNKETLAKTLQDHEIKVFGDETVVKTLAGAVQATEKDWAEEYLNLSIAIRVVESVDQAVDHIDRYGTKHSEAIITEDAQAAKTFMSQVDAAAIYHNASTRFTDGGALGFGAEIGISTQKLHARGPMGLPALTTIKYLMSGNGQIR, via the coding sequence ATGACTATCGTTATGGATACTAATAATGTTGAAAATCAGGCTATAGAAGCCAAAAAAGCCGCTAGAAAGCTTAGTGCTTTATCAAACGAAGAAAAAAATGAGGCATTGGAGATTTTAGCTAAAGAACTTGAAAATAATTATGAAGTAATATTAGAAGCAAATAAGGTTGATTTAAAAAATGGTGAAGCACAAGGGTTTGATTCAGCTCTTATGGATCGCTTAGCGTTAACGAAGGATAGGATATATGATTTTGCAAATGGGTTACGTGAGGTAGCCCTTCTGGAGGACCCAACAGGAAAAATTAACACAAGTTGGGTTTTAGATAATGGTTTGAAGGTAGAACAAGTTACAGTGCCTTTAGGTGTAATTGGAATGATTTACGAAGCGAGACCAAACGTAACCGTTGATGCAACAGGTCTTGCATTAAAGTCAGGAAATGCAATTGTATTAAAGGGTGGATCAAATGCCATTTCCTCTAATCAAAAAATTGTTCAAGTCATGCACAGTGCACTTGAAAAAACAAAAATACCAAAAGAAGCTGTACAATTTATTGCTTCTACAGATCGCGAAGCTACAAAGCAACTTTTCACTATGAAGGAGCATATTGATGTATTAATTCCGAGAGGTGGTGCCTCTCTCATAAATGCCGTCGTTAACAATGCGACTGTCCCTGTATTAGAAACTGGTGTGGGGAATTGTCATTTATACATTGATGAGAAAGCTGATGTAAATAAGGCAATGTCTATTTTAATAAATGCTAAGACGGATCGCCCAGCAGTTTGTAATGCTGCAGAGACGTTATTAGTTCATAGGTCCTGGTTTAATTCAAACAAGGAAACTTTAGCAAAAACGCTACAAGATCATGAAATCAAAGTATTTGGTGATGAAACGGTGGTAAAAACCCTTGCTGGAGCAGTTCAAGCAACCGAAAAGGATTGGGCGGAAGAATATCTGAATCTTAGTATAGCGATAAGGGTAGTAGAGAGTGTTGACCAGGCAGTGGATCACATTGATCGATATGGAACGAAGCATTCAGAAGCAATCATCACTGAGGATGCCCAAGCAGCGAAAACATTTATGTCTCAAGTTGATGCTGCCGCAATCTATCATAATGCTTCAACTCGATTTACTGATGGGGGTGCACTAGGGTTTGGTGCTGAGATTGGCATATCTACCCAAAAGCTTCATGCTAGAGGCCCAATGGGTTTACCTGCCCTAACAACTATTAAGTACTTGATGTCTGGTAACGGACAAATTAGATAA
- the proB gene encoding glutamate 5-kinase: MSPDGIKHRVVIKIGSSSLTSLHGEISRKKLERLVDEIVQLKDAGHEVLLVSSGAVAAGYRKLGFLERPTLLPEKQAAASIGQGLLMEAYSELFLSHGYVASQILITRSDFSDENRYQNVRNTLNVLLDRGIIPIVNENDTVTVDRLKFGDNDTLSAKVAGLIESDHLIILSDIEGLYDADPRKNENAKLLDKVYKITPEIEEAAGDSGSTVGTGGMKSKIDAVKIAMASGITTFLGKAGVPNIIKDAVNKTAIGTYFEQSKEHAVNLNQKKQWIAFHSGPEGEIVITEDAKKVIVNDKNSLFPADVIKVEGTFNSGAVIKIVDENKAAIGLGVVGYSSEELNEIEISKLETQQIPVIDYEDFVCQLEVLLPVGV; the protein is encoded by the coding sequence ATGAGCCCAGACGGCATAAAGCATCGGGTCGTAATTAAAATAGGAAGCAGTTCACTAACAAGCTTACACGGTGAAATAAGTCGCAAAAAGCTAGAAAGACTAGTGGACGAAATTGTTCAGTTAAAAGACGCTGGGCATGAAGTATTATTGGTCTCTTCCGGTGCAGTTGCAGCCGGCTACAGAAAGCTTGGATTTCTTGAACGTCCAACGCTTTTACCCGAAAAACAAGCGGCTGCCTCAATTGGCCAGGGACTGTTAATGGAGGCATACTCTGAACTGTTTTTATCTCATGGTTACGTAGCCTCTCAAATATTGATAACAAGAAGTGATTTTTCGGACGAAAACAGATATCAAAATGTTCGTAACACATTAAATGTCTTACTAGATCGTGGAATTATTCCAATTGTTAATGAAAATGATACTGTTACCGTCGATCGCTTAAAATTCGGTGACAACGATACACTTTCAGCTAAGGTAGCGGGGTTGATTGAATCAGATCACCTCATTATCCTTTCAGATATAGAAGGCCTTTATGATGCAGACCCAAGAAAAAACGAAAATGCCAAGCTTCTTGATAAGGTATATAAAATTACTCCTGAAATTGAAGAAGCTGCCGGTGACTCTGGAAGCACAGTAGGAACTGGCGGAATGAAATCAAAGATTGATGCTGTAAAGATTGCTATGGCGTCAGGTATTACTACCTTCCTAGGTAAAGCTGGTGTTCCAAACATCATTAAAGATGCGGTTAATAAAACAGCAATTGGAACTTATTTTGAACAATCAAAGGAACATGCTGTGAACTTAAATCAAAAGAAACAATGGATTGCCTTTCATTCTGGTCCAGAGGGCGAAATCGTCATCACTGAAGATGCCAAAAAGGTTATCGTAAATGATAAAAACAGTTTATTCCCAGCGGATGTAATAAAAGTAGAAGGGACCTTTAACAGTGGGGCCGTAATTAAAATAGTAGATGAAAACAAAGCAGCAATCGGCTTAGGTGTAGTAGGGTATTCTTCTGAAGAACTAAATGAAATAGAAATTTCTAAGCTGGAAACACAACAAATTCCTGTAATTGACTATGAGGATTTTGTATGTCAGTTAGAAGTTTTATTACCAGTAGGTGTTTGA
- the proC gene encoding pyrroline-5-carboxylate reductase: MLKNKKIIFLGAGSMAEAMISGIVNGNKVPKKQVFVSNKSNKMRLKELEAGYGIQGVSRDEVSLKEMDIIFLAMKPKDAEAVLLSIKDQLQPHQLVISVLAGITTTFMEHHLQNGQQVVRVMPNTSSMIGESATAISTGTFTQREQVEDAIELLSCIGKVFEIEEDQMDIFTGIAGSGPAYFYYLMEHMERAGKEGGLDMETTREVMAQTILGAAKMILEQDESPKQLRENVTSPNGTTAAGLAALAEHGGGKAITQAIKHASNRSNEISTELQRKLLAKAQ, encoded by the coding sequence ATGTTAAAAAATAAAAAAATAATTTTTTTAGGTGCTGGGTCTATGGCTGAAGCTATGATTTCTGGTATCGTTAATGGAAATAAAGTACCCAAAAAACAAGTCTTTGTTTCAAATAAAAGTAATAAAATGCGTTTAAAGGAACTTGAAGCCGGGTATGGAATACAGGGTGTTTCAAGAGATGAAGTTTCATTAAAGGAAATGGACATTATATTTCTAGCGATGAAACCAAAGGATGCAGAAGCCGTTCTGCTTTCTATTAAAGATCAACTACAACCACATCAACTTGTAATATCCGTTTTGGCAGGTATTACAACCACTTTCATGGAACACCACTTACAAAACGGTCAGCAAGTAGTTCGTGTTATGCCTAACACATCAAGCATGATCGGTGAATCTGCAACTGCTATTTCCACAGGAACTTTTACTCAAAGAGAACAAGTTGAGGATGCTATAGAATTGTTAAGTTGTATAGGGAAGGTATTCGAGATAGAAGAAGATCAAATGGATATCTTTACAGGAATTGCAGGAAGCGGACCAGCATACTTCTATTATTTAATGGAGCATATGGAACGCGCAGGTAAAGAGGGCGGCCTCGATATGGAAACCACAAGAGAAGTAATGGCTCAAACGATATTAGGTGCAGCTAAAATGATATTAGAACAGGATGAATCACCAAAACAGCTTAGAGAGAATGTGACATCACCGAATGGTACTACTGCTGCTGGATTAGCAGCACTTGCAGAGCATGGTGGAGGTAAAGCAATCACTCAAGCAATCAAGCACGCATCAAATCGTTCAAATGAAATAAGTACTGAGCTACAAAGAAAACTTTTAGCAAAAGCACAATAA
- a CDS encoding DUF2621 family protein: protein MQLQLEGWALWFTLFWIIFLPTIMGIGGFFMFRKFLKRLPKEDGMSELDWQERYIEMTLHLWPTDQKLFLEDLVKPVPELFRDIARQKIAGKIGEIALEENAKVITQDLVIRGYIMATPKRDYKFLIRTLREKQIDLSPYKGLFS from the coding sequence GTGCAACTGCAGCTTGAAGGATGGGCTTTATGGTTTACCCTCTTTTGGATCATCTTCTTACCTACCATAATGGGAATAGGCGGATTTTTTATGTTTCGAAAATTCTTAAAGCGACTGCCTAAAGAAGATGGGATGAGTGAATTAGATTGGCAAGAGCGATATATAGAAATGACTTTGCATCTTTGGCCCACTGATCAAAAATTGTTTCTAGAGGATTTAGTGAAACCCGTTCCAGAACTTTTCCGAGATATTGCTCGTCAAAAGATCGCTGGTAAAATCGGAGAAATAGCCTTAGAGGAAAATGCTAAAGTTATTACACAGGATTTGGTTATTAGAGGATATATTATGGCAACACCTAAGCGTGATTATAAGTTCTTAATTAGAACATTGCGCGAAAAGCAAATCGACCTATCTCCTTACAAAGGTTTGTTTTCATAA
- a CDS encoding CcdC family protein, which yields MVLLSSVAAIVMATLVIIVRIKAAKKPATLRKIILPPIFMSTGSLMFLFPMFQVTPLQVIEAVSVGAIFSIFLIKTSQFEVRENEIYLKRSKAFIFILFGLLILRIILKSLLSATIDVGELSGMFYLLALGMIIPWRVAMFLSFKKLNDQLIQQPTI from the coding sequence TTGGTATTATTATCATCAGTAGCTGCCATTGTTATGGCAACTCTAGTAATCATTGTTAGAATCAAAGCAGCAAAAAAGCCTGCAACTCTTAGGAAAATCATCCTGCCACCCATTTTTATGAGTACAGGTTCACTTATGTTTTTATTTCCGATGTTTCAAGTTACTCCACTTCAGGTTATTGAGGCAGTAAGTGTAGGGGCAATATTTTCAATATTTTTAATCAAAACCTCACAGTTTGAAGTAAGAGAAAATGAAATTTATTTAAAGCGTTCAAAGGCGTTTATCTTTATTTTGTTTGGATTACTAATTCTTCGGATTATTCTCAAAAGCTTGTTAAGTGCTACTATAGATGTAGGCGAATTAAGTGGAATGTTTTATTTACTTGCTTTAGGTATGATTATTCCTTGGCGTGTAGCAATGTTCCTTTCATTCAAAAAGCTTAATGACCAGCTAATTCAGCAACCTACTATATAA
- a CDS encoding response regulator has translation MARILIVDDAKFMRLTLASIIHKGNHEVVGEAENGKQAIELYKELKPDLITMDITMPEMNGLDALKAIKESDPLVKIIMCSAMGQQKMVVEAIEAGAKDFIVKPFEENRVLEAINRVLG, from the coding sequence ATGGCAAGAATTTTAATTGTTGATGATGCAAAGTTTATGAGACTAACTTTGGCGTCAATCATTCATAAGGGAAACCATGAGGTAGTTGGAGAGGCTGAAAATGGTAAGCAAGCGATAGAGCTATATAAAGAACTCAAGCCGGATTTAATAACTATGGATATTACAATGCCTGAAATGAATGGTCTAGACGCTTTAAAGGCAATCAAGGAAAGCGATCCTTTAGTCAAAATTATTATGTGTTCAGCAATGGGACAACAGAAAATGGTAGTTGAGGCGATTGAAGCAGGAGCAAAGGATTTCATCGTGAAGCCTTTTGAAGAAAATAGAGTACTTGAAGCCATTAATCGTGTGTTAGGTTAA
- a CDS encoding Na(+)/H(+) antiporter subunit B: MRTNDLILKTTTNIIVFIILAFSFKLFLAGHNMPGGGFIGGLMTAGAIILMYLTYGLGPIKKVIRVPFTFLIALGLAIAVATGLGSFIFEQPFLSQTDGYFYLPILGKTHLATAVLFDIGVYLTVIGVTMTIILSIAEDQ, translated from the coding sequence ATGAGAACAAATGACTTAATACTAAAAACGACTACTAATATTATTGTTTTTATTATATTGGCATTTTCCTTTAAGTTATTTTTGGCGGGTCATAATATGCCAGGTGGAGGATTTATTGGTGGTTTAATGACGGCTGGAGCAATCATTTTAATGTATCTAACGTATGGGCTAGGACCTATTAAAAAAGTAATTCGTGTTCCATTTACATTTCTAATTGCTCTAGGTCTTGCTATTGCTGTGGCAACAGGACTAGGTTCATTTATATTCGAACAGCCTTTCTTAAGTCAAACAGACGGCTACTTTTACCTGCCGATTCTTGGGAAAACCCACCTTGCTACTGCTGTACTCTTTGATATAGGGGTATATTTAACGGTCATTGGTGTAACAATGACCATCATTTTATCCATTGCAGAAGATCAATAA
- a CDS encoding cytochrome c biogenesis CcdA family protein, with the protein MADLNLFLAFGAGFLSFISPCCLPLYPAFISYITGISVSELKNENTKLQFKSFLHTLFFLLGFSVIFIAIGFGTSYIGLFFANYQDLIRQLGAILIVFLGFVVVGLLKPEFLMKDHRVSVKNRPAGYIGSFLIGLAFAAGWTPCTGPILLSVITLAASNPGSGMLYMIAYILGFAIPFFIMSFFVGKLTWIKKHNVKIMKIGGYLMIFMGIFLFFDWMTKITIYFTNMFGGFTGF; encoded by the coding sequence TTGGCTGATTTAAATCTATTCTTGGCGTTTGGAGCAGGTTTTTTATCATTTATCTCACCTTGCTGTTTACCCCTATATCCCGCATTTATTTCTTATATTACGGGGATTAGTGTTAGTGAGCTAAAAAATGAAAATACAAAACTTCAATTTAAAAGTTTTTTACACACCTTATTTTTCCTACTTGGTTTTTCTGTTATTTTCATCGCAATTGGATTTGGAACTTCCTATATTGGCTTATTTTTTGCAAACTACCAAGATCTGATTCGTCAGTTAGGTGCTATATTAATCGTGTTCCTAGGGTTTGTAGTGGTAGGTCTTTTAAAGCCTGAATTCCTAATGAAGGATCACCGTGTATCTGTAAAAAATCGACCTGCTGGTTATATAGGATCTTTCTTAATAGGACTTGCTTTTGCAGCAGGGTGGACTCCATGTACTGGACCAATCCTACTATCGGTTATCACGTTAGCTGCCTCTAATCCTGGATCAGGAATGCTCTATATGATAGCTTATATATTAGGATTTGCCATTCCGTTTTTTATCATGTCTTTCTTTGTTGGAAAATTAACATGGATTAAAAAACACAATGTAAAAATTATGAAAATTGGTGGCTATTTAATGATATTCATGGGGATCTTCCTTTTCTTTGATTGGATGACAAAAATTACAATTTACTTTACTAATATGTTTGGAGGATTTACTGGTTTCTAA
- a CDS encoding Spo0E family sporulation regulatory protein-aspartic acid phosphatase, translating into MSKHELLELIEQKRQELFEVVAQNGLSSLTTIEYSKQLDDLLNMYNRLHVKSTY; encoded by the coding sequence GTGAGCAAACATGAATTACTAGAGCTTATCGAACAAAAACGCCAAGAGTTATTTGAGGTTGTTGCTCAAAATGGTCTTTCATCCTTAACGACCATTGAATATAGTAAGCAGCTTGATGATTTACTAAATATGTATAACCGTTTGCATGTTAAATCTACTTATTAG
- a CDS encoding DUF4440 domain-containing protein, with product MEHNLKELIKELEEKHTNINVRKCREELNQILADEFFEIGSSGFMYDKKECLEGGVVLTEMTIHNHEVYPLSLDVVLSTYFVEDKSRNRNTLRSSIWKFIDGKWQLYFHQGTITSQTVTDLKK from the coding sequence ATGGAGCATAACTTGAAAGAGCTCATAAAAGAGTTAGAGGAGAAGCATACAAATATCAATGTTCGTAAATGTCGTGAAGAACTTAATCAAATACTGGCAGATGAATTTTTTGAAATTGGATCATCAGGGTTTATGTATGATAAAAAAGAATGTCTTGAAGGTGGTGTTGTTTTAACTGAGATGACTATTCATAATCATGAAGTGTACCCTTTATCGCTTGATGTAGTGCTGTCCACTTATTTTGTAGAAGATAAATCAAGAAATAGAAACACCCTCCGAAGCTCGATATGGAAATTTATCGATGGTAAATGGCAATTATATTTCCATCAAGGTACAATTACAAGCCAAACAGTAACTGATCTAAAGAAATAA
- a CDS encoding ABC transporter ATP-binding protein: protein MEVNEQINKNGAKEQRKVLWRLLSYTLPHKKPLILAFILLIFGTIGEILGPYLVKVFIDKYLVKENFPYGPLLFLSISYVIVLVGKTIIQYFQLFTFNKIALNIIQQLRIDVFEKVQTLGLKFFDKTPGGSIVSRVTNDTESIKEFFTDVLSVFVQNLFFLVGIFIAMFLLNVKLAFFCLGIIPIIFLIMHTYRKYSSIYFHDLREKLSQLNAKLNESLQGMAIIQVFRQEKRLRNEFSTINEEHYVAGVKNIKLNGLLLRPAIDFIYVCSLILVLSFFGITSFNSPIEIGVLYAFINYLERFFEPVNQMMMRLSMYQQAIVSGTRVFDLLDNEETAPKASGNKEFKIEKGEIEFKNISFSYDGQRDVLKNISFVAKPGETVALVGHTGSGKSSIINIFMRFYETNRGEILIDGQSLKEYQDHELRKKIGLVLQDPFLFAGSIKKNIQLYNEEITDKEIREAAQFVQADKFIETLPDQYAHELSERGTTFSSGQRQLVAFARTIATNPKILVLDEATANIDTETEGYIQEALAKMRKGRTTIAIAHRLSTIQDAEQILVLHQGEITERGTHQELLEQKGLYYKMYVLQNQVTDKIEDIVS from the coding sequence ATGGAAGTGAATGAACAAATAAATAAAAACGGAGCAAAAGAGCAACGGAAGGTTTTATGGAGATTACTCTCATACACATTACCTCATAAGAAACCGTTAATTTTGGCATTTATATTATTAATATTTGGTACAATAGGAGAAATCCTTGGTCCTTACTTAGTAAAAGTGTTTATTGATAAATATTTAGTTAAAGAAAACTTCCCTTATGGTCCACTTTTATTTCTTTCTATTAGTTATGTGATCGTATTGGTGGGCAAAACGATTATTCAATATTTTCAGTTGTTTACCTTTAATAAAATCGCCTTGAATATCATACAACAGCTAAGAATTGATGTTTTTGAAAAGGTTCAAACACTAGGTTTAAAGTTTTTTGATAAAACACCGGGTGGAAGTATTGTGTCGCGCGTGACAAATGACACAGAATCTATTAAAGAGTTTTTTACTGATGTTTTATCTGTTTTTGTACAAAATTTATTTTTTTTAGTTGGAATATTCATAGCGATGTTTTTATTGAATGTAAAACTAGCTTTCTTCTGTTTGGGAATAATACCGATTATTTTTCTCATAATGCACACCTATAGGAAATATAGCTCTATATATTTTCATGATTTGAGAGAGAAATTGAGTCAGTTAAATGCAAAGCTCAATGAGTCATTACAAGGCATGGCGATTATTCAGGTATTCCGACAAGAAAAGCGATTAAGAAATGAATTTTCAACTATTAATGAAGAGCATTATGTAGCAGGTGTAAAGAACATCAAGCTAAATGGCTTGCTACTTCGTCCTGCCATTGATTTCATATATGTCTGCTCATTAATTTTAGTGCTAAGCTTTTTCGGCATTACATCCTTTAATAGTCCAATCGAAATTGGTGTATTATATGCATTTATAAATTATTTAGAGCGATTCTTTGAACCTGTTAACCAGATGATGATGAGACTTTCTATGTATCAGCAGGCTATTGTTTCAGGGACACGTGTTTTCGACCTTTTAGATAACGAGGAAACCGCTCCAAAGGCTTCAGGTAACAAGGAATTTAAGATAGAAAAAGGTGAAATAGAATTTAAAAACATAAGCTTTTCCTATGATGGCCAGAGGGATGTATTAAAAAATATATCTTTCGTGGCAAAGCCCGGTGAGACGGTTGCCTTGGTCGGTCATACTGGTAGCGGGAAAAGTTCGATTATCAATATATTTATGAGGTTTTATGAGACTAACCGTGGTGAAATTTTAATTGATGGTCAATCTCTTAAAGAGTATCAGGATCATGAACTTCGTAAAAAAATAGGATTGGTGCTTCAAGATCCATTTTTATTTGCAGGTTCCATCAAAAAGAATATTCAGTTATATAATGAAGAAATAACAGATAAAGAAATAAGGGAAGCTGCTCAATTTGTTCAGGCGGATAAATTTATAGAAACTCTACCAGATCAATATGCACATGAACTATCGGAGAGAGGAACAACCTTTTCAAGCGGTCAAAGACAACTTGTTGCTTTTGCTAGAACCATTGCTACAAATCCTAAAATACTTGTTTTAGATGAAGCGACCGCCAATATTGACACAGAAACAGAAGGTTACATCCAAGAAGCACTAGCTAAGATGAGGAAGGGACGTACAACCATTGCAATTGCTCACAGACTTTCCACTATTCAAGATGCTGAACAAATATTAGTCTTACATCAAGGAGAAATAACAGAAAGAGGTACACATCAAGAACTCCTAGAACAGAAGGGGTTATACTATAAAATGTATGTGCTTCAAAATCAAGTAACTGATAAAATCGAGGATATTGTTTCATGA
- a CDS encoding ABC transporter transmembrane domain-containing protein, which yields MSIFKDLWWFFKAEKRSYGFGVLLLTFVAILELIPPKVIGIIVDHINNKTLTKDILLQWIAVLLGMAISVYVLRFLWRIMIFGASVRLARLLRNQLYEHFTKMSPRFYQRRRTGDLMAHSTNDLQAVQQTAGDGILTLVDSVITGSFVIIVMATTISWKLTLICLIPMPFMAILTNYYGTLLHKRFHKAQEAFSSLNDKVQESISGIKVIKTFGQEKEDTESFVIQSKDVVNKNVSVARIDALFDPTISFIVGISFILAIVFGSRFVLAGELTIGQLISFTTYLGLLIWPMLAFGWLFNIVERGRASYDRVQELLAEKEDIIDHEGANTSKPSGSISFQINSFQYPESDKRVLDNIHFTLEQGQTLGIVGKTGSGKTSLLKLLIREFEGYEGQILMGSQSIQSYHRDALRASIGYVPQDHFLFSATVADNIAFARPNSSFQEIIEAAKLANIHDDIAQFTDGYETIVGERGVSLSGGQKQRISIARALIVNPEVLVLDDSLSAVDAKTEESILSSLRSNRYGKTTIITSHRLSAIEHADLILVLEEGRISQRGTHHNLMNQEGWYKDMYNRQQLESLVEHGGSHHGSE from the coding sequence ATGAGTATTTTTAAGGATTTATGGTGGTTTTTCAAGGCTGAAAAGCGTTCCTATGGATTTGGAGTACTATTGCTAACGTTTGTGGCAATTCTTGAGCTGATCCCACCTAAAGTTATAGGGATTATCGTAGACCATATTAACAATAAAACGCTGACTAAAGACATTTTATTACAGTGGATTGCGGTACTTCTTGGAATGGCTATTTCAGTTTATGTTCTAAGGTTTTTATGGAGAATTATGATATTTGGTGCATCAGTAAGATTGGCACGTTTGCTGAGAAATCAGCTTTATGAACATTTTACTAAGATGTCACCGCGCTTTTATCAACGTAGACGTACGGGAGACCTTATGGCGCACTCAACTAATGACTTACAAGCTGTTCAACAGACAGCCGGTGATGGGATTTTAACTTTAGTTGATTCAGTCATTACAGGTAGCTTTGTCATCATCGTAATGGCAACTACTATTAGCTGGAAACTTACACTGATTTGTCTAATACCAATGCCTTTTATGGCAATACTAACCAATTACTATGGTACGTTACTACATAAACGTTTTCATAAAGCACAGGAGGCTTTCTCTTCTTTAAACGACAAGGTTCAAGAAAGCATAAGTGGAATTAAGGTAATCAAGACATTTGGACAAGAAAAAGAAGATACTGAATCATTTGTAATTCAATCAAAAGATGTTGTGAATAAAAATGTATCGGTTGCAAGAATTGATGCATTATTTGATCCGACAATCTCATTTATTGTTGGTATTTCTTTCATTCTTGCCATTGTATTTGGTTCAAGATTTGTATTAGCTGGTGAACTTACGATTGGTCAACTTATTTCGTTTACGACCTATTTAGGGTTGCTAATATGGCCCATGCTAGCATTTGGATGGCTATTCAACATTGTTGAACGTGGAAGAGCATCATACGACCGTGTTCAGGAGCTTTTAGCTGAAAAGGAAGATATCATTGATCACGAAGGTGCTAACACGTCTAAGCCATCTGGGTCCATTTCATTTCAAATAAATTCATTTCAGTATCCTGAAAGTGATAAGAGAGTTTTAGACAACATTCATTTTACGTTAGAACAAGGGCAAACCTTGGGGATCGTTGGGAAAACGGGATCTGGAAAAACATCTTTATTAAAGCTTTTAATCAGAGAATTTGAAGGATATGAGGGTCAGATTTTAATGGGATCTCAATCTATTCAATCCTATCATCGTGATGCCTTAAGAGCCTCAATAGGATATGTTCCACAGGATCACTTTCTATTCTCAGCAACTGTTGCGGATAATATTGCATTCGCAAGACCAAACTCTTCCTTTCAAGAAATCATTGAAGCTGCTAAACTAGCAAATATACATGATGACATAGCTCAATTTACTGATGGTTATGAGACAATTGTAGGGGAACGAGGAGTTTCTTTATCAGGTGGTCAAAAGCAACGGATCTCTATTGCAAGAGCGCTAATAGTTAATCCAGAAGTATTAGTTTTGGATGATTCCTTGTCAGCTGTTGATGCAAAGACAGAGGAAAGTATCTTATCTTCTTTAAGAAGCAATCGTTATGGCAAAACGACGATTATTACCTCACATCGATTAAGTGCAATTGAACATGCTGATTTAATACTTGTCTTGGAAGAAGGGCGAATTTCACAACGTGGTACTCACCACAATTTAATGAATCAAGAAGGTTGGTATAAAGACATGTACAATCGCCAACAGCTTGAATCCCTCGTAGAGCATGGAGGATCACATCATGGAAGTGAATGA